In Streptomyces sp. NBC_01231, the sequence GCTGCTCCCCGCGCTGCTCGCGACCGGACAGATCGCCTGGCTGTGGCCCGGAGCCGGCTTGGCCGGCGCGGACGTGCCCGGGGCGACGGCACTCGTCGCCGTGCTGGGCGCGGTGGTCGCGGAGACGGCCGCGCTGGGCCGTCGACGGCAGGCGCCGGTCCGGGCCCTGGTCTGGTCCCTATGCGCTCTCCTGCTGGGCCAGGTGGCCTGGCAGGACGGCCACTTCGGGGTGGGTACGCCGGTCGCGCTGTATTCGGTCGCGGTCCGCTGCCCCGTGTCCGTGACCGTACGCGCGGTCGCCGCGGCCGTGGCTGTCGAGTGGCTCCTGTCCCTCATCCACGTCGGGGTCCGACCCTCGCTCGCCTCGGAGTGGGCGCTCGGCGCGCTCCTGTACGTCGTCTGCGCGGGGCTCGGTGAGGCCCGACGGCAGTGGCTCAAGGGGCGCTCGCTCGCGGCCCGTCGGCTGGTCGGCGCGGAGCAGGCCCGGCGGCGGGCGGGCGACACCGAACGGCAGCGTCTGGCCCGCGAACTCCACGACGTGAGCGCCCATCACCTGACGTCTGTCGTCATCACGGCCGACGCCGCACGACGACTCGCCGCCCGCAGGCCCGAGTTGACGGCCGAGGCGCTGTCGTTCGCCGAACGCACCGGCACCAAGACCCTGACGGCGTTGCAACGGCTCGTCGGACTGCTGCGCGACGTCGACCATCCGGATCCACGTCCGATGACCGCGCGCATCGAGGAACTCATTGCCGGATTCGGCCGGTTGGGGCGTCCGATCGATGCCGTGCTCCCCGGCGACCTGGCCGGTCCGGCGGCCGAGGCGGTCCACGGGATCGTCCGTGAGGCCCTGACGAACGCCCTGCGGCACGCCCCGGGTTCCGCCGCGCACGTCAGCGTCCTGCGCGGGGAGGGTGTCCTGGAACTGACCGTCGACAACGCTCCCCCGCGCGGCTCGGCACCGGACGGCGTCGACGGACTGGGGTCGGGACGTGGCGTCGCGGGGATGAAGGAGCGGGCCGCGGCCGTCGGTGGGGAACTGACGGCCGGGCCCGCCCCCGACGGTGGCTGGCGGGTCCGGGCCACGCTGCCGGACGTCACAGGACCGTGGGGTCCGCCCGAGGGCGCGGGCCGGCGCGGCGTCCTGCGGGAACAGCGGCTGGTCGACCCCGCGCTGGTGTTCGCGGCCACGCTCCTTCCCCTGGTGTTCGCCCTGGTCACCGTCGAGGAGTGGACAGGCGCGAGCCTGCGCGCCGCGGTGCCCGGCCTGCTCGTCGTGGCCGCGCTGCTGACCGCTCACGCGGTGCCGCTGCTGTGGCGGCGGCGTGCCCCGTGGGCGGCGTTCCTCGGCGTGCTGGCCACGTCGTGGTTGTGGCCGGCGGCGGTCGCCGGGGCCGAGCTGCCGTCGCGGGTGTCCGAGTTCTTCGCCGGCGGAGCGCTCGTTGAGCTGCTGGCGGTCTACGCGGTGGCGGTCTACGGCCGGGGAGCCGCCCGTACCTGGCCCGCGTGGTGTGCTGCGGCGGTCTCGCTCTCCGGGACCCTTGTCGCGACGGCGGGCGCGGACGGCGAGTTGTCGGGCGAGGGCTCGATGGGGCCCACCGCCGTGGTGATGTCCGTGGCGTTGGCCGTGGTGCTGGCGGTCGTGTTCGCCGGCCTGTGGGGTGCCGGGCTCGCCGTGCGGCGCCGCCGGCTGCGGATCCTGGCCTGGGACGACTTCGCGCTGGCCGGCGCGCTGTGGCACGCGGAACGGGCCGCGGACGCCGAACGGGGCCGGTTGGCGACGAAGGTGCGCGATGCCGTCCTGAACCCCACGGCGGCACTGGTCGAACAGGCCCGGCAGGGGCGGTTGGACGAGGTGGCCGCCGGGGCCCGGTCGGCCCTCGCAGCCATGCGCGAAGTCCTGCACAGCCTGGGCGAGTCGGAGGATGACGGGCAGGGGCTCGCTCCGGCGCCCACCCTCGCGGACCTCGACACGCTGTGCCGGACCGTGCACGCGGCCGGGCGCGACGTGAAGCTGCGGGGCCTGCCGGAGGCCGCGCGGGAACTGCCGCCCGCCGTGGCCCTGTCGACGTACCGCATCGTCGAGGCGGCGCTCGGCGCGGGTGATCAAGGGCCGGTGCGGGTCACGCTGAGGCGACGGCGGGACGCCCTGCGCGTCACGGTGTCGGGCGTACCGCTGGCCGTGACCGGACCGGTGGCCGAACGCCTGAAGGTGCAGGTGGGGACCAGGACGACAGGGATCGGCCGTATCACTCTCGAACAGGCCGGTATCGTACGGGCGTTGCTGTCGATCCGGCCGAGTCCGGCGCCCGTCCAGGAGGTGTCCCCGTCGTCACACGCGTGATGGTCGTCGACGATCAGGCGGTGGTTCGCGCCGGATTCGTGGCCATCGTGGACGCCGAACCCGATCTGACGGTGGTCGCCGAGGCTGGTGACGGGGGTTCGGCGGTGTCGCTCGCCGCCACCGAGGCGCCCGACCTCGTCCTGATGGACATCCGCATGCCCGGCATGGACGGGCTCACCGCGACCCGTCTCATCACCGCGCAGGAGCGCCGGCCGCGAGTCCTCGTCCTGACCACGTTCGACCTCGACGCCTACGTGTACGAGGCGTTGTGCGCCGGGGCCTCGGGGTTCCTGCTCAAGGACGCCCTGCCCGAGGACCTGCTGTCCGCGATCCGCGTGGTCGCCACCGGAGAGGCCATCCTGGCCCCTACCGTGACCCGCCGGCTCATCGACACCTTCGCGCAGGGCGCCCCGCGGCCGCCGTCCGTGACGGGTGCGCTGTCCTCCCTCACACCGCGCGAGAGGGAGGTGCTGCTGCACATCGCCTCGGGTCTGACGAACGCCGAGATCGGGTCCGCGCTCGGAGTGACCACGGGCACCGTGAAGACCCACGTGAACGCCCTGCTGTCCAAGCTGGGCCTGCGGGACCGGGTGCAGGCCACGATCCTGGCGTACGAGAGCGGGCTGGTCAGGCCGAGCGGAACGGCCTGAGCGCGGGAGCGGGAGCCACGGGCCGTCGCACGGCGGGGGCGGCGCCAAATGTCTCCTTCAGGACGTCGACTTCGCACTCCTCGTGCTGAGGGCCGACGAGCTCGGAGAGCGCGGCAGGCGCACGCCGAGCGAACTTGGCACGGCGGGGTGGGCCCGGGAACGGTGACCTCGGCACTCGGTGTCGGCCCTGACAGCGGCCTCCTCGCCCCCGACCCACCCGCACCGTACGGTGCCGCATCGCCGCATCGCCGCATCGCCGCATCGCCGCATCGCGCCGACGCGTTCCGGACCGCCCGCGGCTCAGTGGTCGTCGGTGATGGTGGTCGCGATGCCGTTGCTGATCTCGACCTCGGCGGAGAAGCCCTTCTTGGCGGCCGCCTCCAGTTGGGCCTCGGTGCACTCGACGCCGCCCTCGCCGCCCGGCCCGGTGTTCACGGCATCGCAGATGTCGTCGTAGCCCATGATCTTGGTGTCATCGGCAACGAGGAACTGCTGCTCGGTGCCCTTCATGTCGGAGACGGTGTACTTGCCCGGCGCCAGGTAGGAGACGTTGCCGAACCAGGTTCCGTCGACGCCCTTGCCCTTGTTGATGCCCTCGACGACGGTCTCGCGGGAGTCGGAACCACTGCCGGAACCGGAGCCGGTGCCCTGCTGGGTGGCACGTCGCTCGGTCACCAGGGTCGCGACGCCGTTCTTCATCTCCACGTCGGCGTTGACGGCACCCTTCTTGACGGCCGACTCCAGCTGGTCCACCGTGCACGGCGCGTCCACCTTGGACCCCGCCTCACCGCATATCGTGCCGACGCCGTAGACCTCGGTGTCGTCGGCGACCCAGAACTGCTGGTCCTCCTTGCCCGGTACGGACACGATGTACTTGCCCGGGGCGAGGTAGGTGACCTTGCCGTTCTTGAACGAGCCGCTGACGCCCTTGGAGCTCTTGGAGTCCTTGGAGCTGGACGCCTTCTCCGCGGCCGCCACCGGGCTCGCCTTGTCCGCCGGGCTCTTGCCGGACGAGCTGTCGGCGGTGCCGTTCTGGCAGGCCGTCAGCAGCAGTCCGGCGGTGATCGCGGCGGTGGCGAGGACGGCCTTGCGCAGGTGGCGGTTCTTCACGGGAGGTTCCTTCCGAGGTGGGGAGTAGCAAGGAGCCGGCGGCATCTCCGCCGCTCCCCGCTCTGTGATCACTATGAGGTCTCCCCGTGCCCGGAGGTCACGCCCGTCTTCCCTTCAGAACACCGCCGTGGCACAGCCGTGACACAGCAACACATCGGCTGCGGAAGCCAGTTGATCGAACTCACCGTGCGGTGCGCCCGGGTATCGGAAGGGGACGCGCTCGGGTCGTGGCCCGGATGCCACCTCGACGCAAGCGCGCACGGACGAGCTCGCGTGCGCCATCGGCAACCGCTCCCACTGCACCATCACCAGCACCGAAGCGCGCGCTCCTTGTAGGGCTGAGGAGTCGGCGCGCAGCGCGTCCTCGGCAGCGTTGTATTCGCCGTTCTCGCATCTTCCCCGCCCCGGTCGGCTGGCGAGACCGCCACCATCAAGGCCTAGGATTTCCGCATTCCGTGGGCGGAATCGTTGATTCGGCTGCGTTCCCCTTTCCCTTCCGTCCCTGGCGGAACTATGGTCCCCGTAAGGGAAAGTCGAGCAAGCCGGAAAACCGTCAAGCAGCGTGACCGGTTATTTTAGGACTTTACTGTCCGGAGAAACCGCGTAATCGTTTCTCCGTATCTACGATCGCAAGCTATGACCGACATTTCACGGGACAACTCCGCCACCCGTGCACGCTGGCAGACGTGTCTCAGGCTCGCCCGCGAACTCCTCCTCGTCGGGCGGGACAACAAAGACCTCAAGCTCGGCTATCTCCACACTCTGATAGACACGGGCCGCCTCGGCCCCACTCACCATCCGCGCAAAAAGATCCTCATCATCGGCGCCGGCATCACCGGCCTCGTCACCGGCCGATTACTCAAGGACGCCGGCCACGACGTCACCGTCCTGGAGGCCAACGCCAGCCGCGTCGGAGGACGAATCAAAACCTTCCGCGCCACCAAGCATCACCAGCCCTTCGACGACCCCGCGCAGTACGCCGAGGCCGGCGCCATGCGGCTGCCCGACTTCCACCCGCTCGTCCTCGCCCTCGTGGACAAACTCGGGCTCGGCCGACGCCAGTTCTACAACGTGGACGTCGACCCCTCCACCGGCAGCGGCCCCGACGTCCCCGTCCCCCCGGTGACGTACACCTCCTTCACCGGCCGGACATGGACGTTCGGCGACGACAGCCCCGACTTCCGCGAACCCGACAAGCGCGGCAACGCCTGGGTCCGCGCCAACCGCGTCCAGGTGCGGCGTGCCGACTACAACGCCGGTCCCGAACGAGTCAACGAGGGCTTTCACCTCACCGACGACGAGGTCCGTGCCCCCGTCGTGAAGATGGTCGACGACGCGCTGGAGGCCGTACGCGACTACTACTCCGACATCGTCGACGGGAAGCGCGTCAACAAGCCGGTCGACGAGTGGGTCGAGGGCTGGGCCCGGGTGATCCGCGACTTCGACGGCTACTCGATGGGGGGCTTCCTGCGTGACCACGCAGGGCTCAGCGACGAGGCGATCGAGGCCGTCGGGACCCTCGAGAACATGTCCTCACGGCTGCACCTCTCCTTCTTCCACAGCTTCCTGAGCCGCAGCGACATCAACCCCACCGTCCGCTACTGGGAGATACCCGGCGGCAGCTGGCGCCTGCCGCACGCCCTCCACCAGGGCCTGCGCGAGGAGGTGCGGCTCGGCCACCGCATGATCCGCCTCGAGTACCACGACCCCAGCCGCGACGCCGACCCCGAGGGCACCGGCGCCGTCGGGCCCGACGGCTGGGGCGTGGCCGTGCAGACCGTCGCCGAGAACGATCCACAGGCCCCGCCGCGCCTGTGGACGGCGGACCTGGCGATCGTCACCATCCCGTTCTCCGCCCTGCGCTTCGTGGAGATCGTCCCGTCGATGTCGTACAAGAAGCGCCGCGCCATCATCGAGACCCACTACGACCAGGCCACCAAGGTGCTGCTGGAGTTCAGCCACCGGTGGTGGGAGTTCACCGAGGACGACTGGCGCGAGGAGCTGGACCGCATCTCGCCGGGGCTGTACGAGCACTACCGGCAGGGCGCCGACGCCGACACCGGTCTGACGATCGTCACATCGGACACCGGGCCCGCCCTCACGTTCGCCGGCCTGCTCGGGGCCGCCGTCAAGGACAGCGGCGTCACCGAGGAGATGCGGCAGCTCAACGGCACCCTGCTGCTGCGCGGCCCCGCCGTCCGCCCCGCCACCCACTGCTTCGGAGGGGGCTCGGCCACTGACAACCCCAACCGGTTCATGTACTACCCCTCGCACCGGGTCGAGGGCAGCGCCGGTGGCGTCGTCCTCGCCTCGTACAGCTGGTCCGACGACGCCGCGCGCTGGGACTCCATGCGCAGCGCGGAGCGCTACGTCTACGCCCTGCGCAACCTCCAGGCCCTGCACGGCCGCCGTATCGAGGTGTTCTTCACCGGCCGGGGCGCCACCAAGAGCTGGGCCCGCGACCCGTACGCCTTCGGCGAGGCCGCCATCTACACAGCGCACCAGATGACCAGCTTCCACCTGGACGTCTCCCGGCCCGAGGGTCCCGTGCACTTCGCCGGAGAGCACACCTCCCTCAAGCACGCCTGGATCGAGGGCGCCCTGGAGAGCGCCGTCCGCGCCGCGCTCGCCGTCCACCAGGCCCCGCCGGTCACCGTCCCGGGCCCGGACCGGGAGGAGGAGAGCTCGTGACCGCGATCACCCGCGAGTGCACGGTCGCCCGCTATCTCGCCCTGCGGCTGGCCGAGTTGGGCATCACGCACCTGTTCGGCGTCCCCGGCAACCACCTCGGCCCGTTCCTGACCACCCTGCGGGCCGAGGGTGACATCGAGTGGGTCGGGACCCCCACCGAGGGCGGCGCCGGCCAGGCCGCCGACGCCTACGCCCGCATCCACGGCATCGGCGCGGCCGCCGTCACGTACAGCGTCGGCGCGTTCAACCTGCTGGGCGCCTGCGGCGGCGCCAACGTCGAGCAGGTCCCGCTGGTCGCCGTCAACGCCTCCCCGCCCTACGAGCAGTGGCAGAACTACCGCGCCCTCGGCCTGCTCACCTCCCACATGAGCCTTCGCCCGGAGAGCAACCTGGACGCCTACCGGCAGGTCACCGTGGACGCCCAGGTCATCTCCAACCCGGGCCTGGCCCCCGGCCAGATCGACGCCGCGCTCACCGCGTGCCTGACCGAGCGCAGGCCGGTCTATCTGGAGGTCATGGAGGACCTGTGGGACGAGCCCTGTCCCGAGCCCGAGGAGCCGATCCGCCGCCGTGAGCGGCCGTTCAGCGCGCGCAACCAGGCCATGCTGGACGACGCCGTGAACGCTCTCCTCACCCTGATCGAGGAGCACCCCGGCCCGGACGGCAGGCCCCGCCCGATCGTGTGGGCCGGTGAGGAGATCGACCGGTTCGGCCTCGGCGGGCAGCTCACCGACCTGGTGGAGGGCACCGGAGTGCCGTTCTGCACCACCGTCGGCGCCAAGGCCGTCGTGGACGAGGATCTGCCGCAGTTCCACGGCGTCTACAACGGCCACGCCAGCCACCCGGACGTGCACTGGATCTTCAAGGACTGGGCCACCTGCCGGATCGGGCTCGGCGCCTGGTCCACGTCGAAGAACCTCGGCGGCGAGCAGTGCGTCGGCAGCGACTGGGTGATGGCCGCGAAGGGCGGCGTCAGCGTCGGCACCTCCTACTTCCCCGACGTCCAGCTCGAACAGCTGCTGCCCGCCCTCCAGGACGCGCTGGTGAAGGCCTACGGCTCCGGGGGCCTGGCCGCCGACTACTACGCCGAGGCCCACGCCCACCACGGGGCGCCCGACCACCGCCCCGCGGGCCTCCAGGACCACCGCGCCTCCCTCCGCACCGGAGGCGCGCGGTCCCGGGCCGCCGAACGGCTCACCTACGACGGCGTGTTCGATCGGATCAACCACTTCCTGGGCCACGAGACCCGGCAGAACTGGACGGTCGTCTCCGACGCCGCGTTCTCCCTCATCGGCTCGATGAACCTGTCCCTGCCCGCGGGTGGGTTCCTGTCGCAGGTCAGCTGGCTGTCCATCGGCTGGTCGGTCGGCGCGGCCACCGGCGCCGCGCTCGCCCCCGAGCGCGGGCACGCCCGCCCGATGGTGTTCGTCGGCGACGGCGCCTTCCAGGAGACCTGTCAGGAGATCTCCACCCACACCAGGCTCGGACTGCGGTCGGTGGTGTTCGTCATGGACAACGGACACTTCTACGGCGTCGAGCAGATGCTGGTGCACCCGTCCTACTACGCCGAACGGGGTGCCGCCGGTGCCGCCGACTCGGACGGCGCGGACTTCTACAACGTCCTCCACCCGTGGCACTACGACCGCCTCGCGGCGGTCTTCGCCGGCAGGAAGACCCCGGCGAACGGGCTCGGCATCGCCGACACCTCCGACCTGGACGCCCTGCTGGCCCGCCTCACCGACCCGACCGACCCGGTCAACGCCGGACCGCTGCTGGTCCGCGTCCACCTGCACCGGCACGACTACCCGCGAGCGATGGCGTACAAGGTGCCGAAGTCCTCCGCGACGGCCTGACGGGCCGGAGCGTTCCGAACAATCCGAACAATCCGAGATCCGAGAGGCCCGAGGGAAACCGAGGGAAACCGAGGGAAACCCGAGGGAAAAGGCGCGCTCCAAGGCGGCGCGTCTCAGGAATTCCCGTATTCGAAGGAGGCAGGAAATGGCTGATCTCAATGTACTGATCGCGTTCGACGCGGCCACGATCGTCGAGCAGAATCCCAACGCGTCGAGGAACCCCGACGCGCCGACGTACGTCGACCACCGCCTGATCTACATGACGACGCGCCAGGATCACATCGTCGGCACGTCGGGGGCGGAGTTGAACGTCCGTGCCGAACCCGGGGACAGCATCAGGTGGCGGGAGACGACGCTGTCGCTCAGCAGCGACTACAAGGCACTGCTGTACAAGTACGTGAGCAGCGACAGCCAGCACGTGCTCATCAGGACGCCGGAGATCGAGGTGATCGACGGCATCTATCCGATGCCGAAGGAGGGGAGCGAGGGCAGGCCGGAATTCGTGACGCAGAACTACCAGGATCATTACTGGCGGACGACCGTCAGGAGGGTCGGTAAGGTCACGTACCACTTCTCCTTCCAGATCCTGGACCGCCATCGGCAACTGAAGGGGTACTTCCAATGGGACCCCTTCATCACCATCGAAAATCCCTGACGGCCCAGTGAGGGCGGCGGCCGGCAGGGCCGCCGCCCCCACCCGCACAAGCGCGGGAGTGGTGCAGACAGGAATCCCGATCGAGGTGCGCACATCGGAAGTGGGCGGATACATCAATCCGGTACGGCTCGGGTACCGGATCCGCCCCGTGATCATTGTCGCCCCAACCGCTGGCTCAAGACGTCGGCTTGGAGCGCCTGGCCGACGCCGAACTGGAGCGTGGGTACGCCTTCGAGGCCGTTCTCCTCATGGGAGACGCCGAGACCATCTCCGCAGCAAGGACACTGCAACGCCACGCGTGGGTCCTGGAGCAGTTCGTTCGTGACATGCGCTCCGGTACGACGGAAGACTG encodes:
- a CDS encoding histidine kinase — protein: METTRNWLLPALLATGQIAWLWPGAGLAGADVPGATALVAVLGAVVAETAALGRRRQAPVRALVWSLCALLLGQVAWQDGHFGVGTPVALYSVAVRCPVSVTVRAVAAAVAVEWLLSLIHVGVRPSLASEWALGALLYVVCAGLGEARRQWLKGRSLAARRLVGAEQARRRAGDTERQRLARELHDVSAHHLTSVVITADAARRLAARRPELTAEALSFAERTGTKTLTALQRLVGLLRDVDHPDPRPMTARIEELIAGFGRLGRPIDAVLPGDLAGPAAEAVHGIVREALTNALRHAPGSAAHVSVLRGEGVLELTVDNAPPRGSAPDGVDGLGSGRGVAGMKERAAAVGGELTAGPAPDGGWRVRATLPDVTGPWGPPEGAGRRGVLREQRLVDPALVFAATLLPLVFALVTVEEWTGASLRAAVPGLLVVAALLTAHAVPLLWRRRAPWAAFLGVLATSWLWPAAVAGAELPSRVSEFFAGGALVELLAVYAVAVYGRGAARTWPAWCAAAVSLSGTLVATAGADGELSGEGSMGPTAVVMSVALAVVLAVVFAGLWGAGLAVRRRRLRILAWDDFALAGALWHAERAADAERGRLATKVRDAVLNPTAALVEQARQGRLDEVAAGARSALAAMREVLHSLGESEDDGQGLAPAPTLADLDTLCRTVHAAGRDVKLRGLPEAARELPPAVALSTYRIVEAALGAGDQGPVRVTLRRRRDALRVTVSGVPLAVTGPVAERLKVQVGTRTTGIGRITLEQAGIVRALLSIRPSPAPVQEVSPSSHA
- a CDS encoding response regulator transcription factor, with amino-acid sequence MVVDDQAVVRAGFVAIVDAEPDLTVVAEAGDGGSAVSLAATEAPDLVLMDIRMPGMDGLTATRLITAQERRPRVLVLTTFDLDAYVYEALCAGASGFLLKDALPEDLLSAIRVVATGEAILAPTVTRRLIDTFAQGAPRPPSVTGALSSLTPREREVLLHIASGLTNAEIGSALGVTTGTVKTHVNALLSKLGLRDRVQATILAYESGLVRPSGTA
- a CDS encoding FAD-dependent oxidoreductase; this translates as MTDISRDNSATRARWQTCLRLARELLLVGRDNKDLKLGYLHTLIDTGRLGPTHHPRKKILIIGAGITGLVTGRLLKDAGHDVTVLEANASRVGGRIKTFRATKHHQPFDDPAQYAEAGAMRLPDFHPLVLALVDKLGLGRRQFYNVDVDPSTGSGPDVPVPPVTYTSFTGRTWTFGDDSPDFREPDKRGNAWVRANRVQVRRADYNAGPERVNEGFHLTDDEVRAPVVKMVDDALEAVRDYYSDIVDGKRVNKPVDEWVEGWARVIRDFDGYSMGGFLRDHAGLSDEAIEAVGTLENMSSRLHLSFFHSFLSRSDINPTVRYWEIPGGSWRLPHALHQGLREEVRLGHRMIRLEYHDPSRDADPEGTGAVGPDGWGVAVQTVAENDPQAPPRLWTADLAIVTIPFSALRFVEIVPSMSYKKRRAIIETHYDQATKVLLEFSHRWWEFTEDDWREELDRISPGLYEHYRQGADADTGLTIVTSDTGPALTFAGLLGAAVKDSGVTEEMRQLNGTLLLRGPAVRPATHCFGGGSATDNPNRFMYYPSHRVEGSAGGVVLASYSWSDDAARWDSMRSAERYVYALRNLQALHGRRIEVFFTGRGATKSWARDPYAFGEAAIYTAHQMTSFHLDVSRPEGPVHFAGEHTSLKHAWIEGALESAVRAALAVHQAPPVTVPGPDREEESS
- a CDS encoding thiamine pyrophosphate-binding protein, with product MTAITRECTVARYLALRLAELGITHLFGVPGNHLGPFLTTLRAEGDIEWVGTPTEGGAGQAADAYARIHGIGAAAVTYSVGAFNLLGACGGANVEQVPLVAVNASPPYEQWQNYRALGLLTSHMSLRPESNLDAYRQVTVDAQVISNPGLAPGQIDAALTACLTERRPVYLEVMEDLWDEPCPEPEEPIRRRERPFSARNQAMLDDAVNALLTLIEEHPGPDGRPRPIVWAGEEIDRFGLGGQLTDLVEGTGVPFCTTVGAKAVVDEDLPQFHGVYNGHASHPDVHWIFKDWATCRIGLGAWSTSKNLGGEQCVGSDWVMAAKGGVSVGTSYFPDVQLEQLLPALQDALVKAYGSGGLAADYYAEAHAHHGAPDHRPAGLQDHRASLRTGGARSRAAERLTYDGVFDRINHFLGHETRQNWTVVSDAAFSLIGSMNLSLPAGGFLSQVSWLSIGWSVGAATGAALAPERGHARPMVFVGDGAFQETCQEISTHTRLGLRSVVFVMDNGHFYGVEQMLVHPSYYAERGAAGAADSDGADFYNVLHPWHYDRLAAVFAGRKTPANGLGIADTSDLDALLARLTDPTDPVNAGPLLVRVHLHRHDYPRAMAYKVPKSSATA
- a CDS encoding inclusion body family protein; translation: MADLNVLIAFDAATIVEQNPNASRNPDAPTYVDHRLIYMTTRQDHIVGTSGAELNVRAEPGDSIRWRETTLSLSSDYKALLYKYVSSDSQHVLIRTPEIEVIDGIYPMPKEGSEGRPEFVTQNYQDHYWRTTVRRVGKVTYHFSFQILDRHRQLKGYFQWDPFITIENP